TTGAAGGCCATGCTGGAGGCCTGGATCTTCTTTACCGGGGCCTGCCCCTCGGGGTACAGGCCATTAATGAGCTCACACAGCACCTGGGAGAGGACAACAGGTGTGCAAAGGTGAGGACATGCCTATCACAGATCAGTGTGTGCCACCCTCAGAGACAGACAGTGAACCAGAGAGGTCCCTCTCCTGCCTGAAGACAGCTCAGACTCCTGGAGTGAGCCCCCCACAACCGTCCTTCTtgcccagcccccacctctgAGCCCAGAGCAAAAAGCCAGTGTTTAGTCTTTCCTTGCTATTCAAATAGCACCGTCTAGAGTACACCGTCCCACAGTCCCTTCCTTAGAGATACTCTTCCCTGATGTCACCTGGAGCCTTCCACTGCAGGGGAAGCACATTCACCCTCACCCTTCAcctgaaggggagggaggaaagccTGGGTCCTCTATCTCCTCGATAAAGACATTCGGGCTGAGGAAGAAGTCGGAACTGGTGTGCCCTCAGCCTTCCCTTCTTCAGGTTAAACAATCCCTAATCCCCCAGAACCAGCCCTGCTCTCTCTGTACTTCCAATCGAGTGGGGGCCCAGCTCTCACCGTGCCATCCTTGAGCCAGTTCTGGAAGTTCTCACGCCCAGGCTGGGGCCGGCCCACATCCTTTCGGCACTGGGTGGTGATCCACTGGATCAGGATCTGCTCCAGGTCCATATCATACTGTTTCTCAATCTTCTGCTGTACCTCCCGGCTCAGGCCATATGCAGGTCCCCTGTTGGCCATACTTAAGggcagtggtggctgtggggaGCTAGGGAGAGCACACGCCCAGCCAGGCTCAAGGTCAACACTCTGCAGCCTGTGGGGTAGGGAATTCTGCCTACAGGAACACATGCCATATCCCCCAGAGTGGGTCCCAAGGCTGAGGACCAGAACTTCTGCCAAATGACCCCTGCATATGGACTAGAACAGTGCTGCTCAGAACACTGGGAGATATCGTGGGGCCACACAGGCCGTGTCTGTATCCCCCCACCCCTGTGACATGCAGAACGTTTAATATAttgagcccccacccccaccccgcatTAGATTTCTTTTGAACAAATGGTTCCACTGCTAGAATGAAGTGTAAAATCCACTGGAATAGAATATGAGGTAAATGAGGCCAAGATTGTGGGTTCAACTCCTCATGTGGGGTGGTCAGCTTTAGCAAAAGCAAACTGGTCACTCTAATCACAACCCTGGGAAAGAGAATGatttggggagaggaggaggaatatGGGACAGCTTGGGAAATGTATGTCAAGAGTTGGAAGACCACTTGATCTTAAATCTACCCTTGATCAAACACTGGGTTTTAACTGGGCACCTACTATTTGTGCTAGAGATTGTGGAAGAGATAGAGGTCCATGGTCCTAAAGTGCCAACATTACCATCAGGAAGACACTGTGAGGACACATAAAAGGGTAAGGACTGCACACAATGAATACTAAACTGCACAATTCAGGTCATACATTGTAGGAATTAAAAGAGGATgggcagaagcagcctgagagggcttcctggaagaggcaggTATGAGTAGCCTCTTAACAGATTTCAGCAAGCAAAATAAATCTCCCATGACAAAccaggcaataaaaataaattctactttcCCTTCTAGgagctgtggtaggcagaataaagGCCCCCCAAAGGTGTCCATTCCCTAATCCCCAGAACTTGTGGATACGTTACCTTACATGataaaaagggactttgcagatgtgattagattaaggatcttgaggtggGGGAGAGTAGCCTGGATCATCCacgtgggcccagtgtaatcacaagggtcctgtCCTTACTatgtgaaagagggaggcaggtgaGTCAAGAGTGGCAGAAGTGACGAAGGAAGCAAAGATTGGAGTCACACAGGGCCATGAACCAAGCAATGGAGCTGGCTTCTAGAAGCCGGAAAAGGCAAGGATATGGATTCCCTCCTATACCCCGCAGAAGGAACGGAGACCTGCCCACACCTGGATTTTAGCCAGTGAGCTGTTGAggtctctagaactgtaagatacCACATTTATGTTactttaagtcactaagtttgtagtaatttgttacagcagaaataggaaactaatacaggagcCTTGAGTGCTGTTTTTAGAGAAACctaggaagaaagggaaggatggGGAAATACACAGGAGGGTTTCTTTAACTTAGTTTGAAGACCTTGGTTAACAAGAGCCGGGTGGTTTCCTGACCGCTGGCCTGAGTTGGCAGCACCTCTCTGTGGGCAGTCTGTCCCCACCTACCACCTCACCATCTAGGTCATACATCCAGGGGCCTGCGGAGCAAATCCCAGTGATGTTGCCATGGAGAGCCAGGAACAGAGAAGGGATATGGTCCCCCATTTTCTgtccccatcccctccctggATGGGCTCTGCTCTGAAATAAAGCTAACTATCTGGTTGCTCACAAACAAGGATCCCCAGAACAGGGACCTGCATTCAAGCAAAGGAAAGGGAGCCACCCCTTCTCCCCACATCTGGCTCCAGGCCAGGTCAGACTTAAGGGATGAAGTCACTGTGGCTCCCTTTCTCCCACACACCCCAAGTAAAACAATCCTGCCACACCCCCAGTGGGCCTCAGGCTCTGCTGAAGTACAAGGAGCCAGGCTGCTTCAAACACCTATACACCTCTCAGCCCCAGAGGTTGTATGTCTCGGACCAGTGCCCTATCCCCCATGCCAAGATGGCTGCTCCTTTCTACTCTGGCTTATCGAGCTGCACATTTCTGGCAGAGATCCGCCCCATAAATCAGTTGTTTTTATACCTCATTAAGAGCAACCCATCACACCCCAGCCCCACTTCCCCCAGCCTGAAAGTCGGTCCAGATAAATGTCAGTCTGGGCCCTGACCTACAGTGCCAACCACACACATAATCTGCTGTGGGAAGGCAGTTGGGTCAGGTGGCTAGAACccaaggagagagggagacaagCTTCCCTCCCCACTCTGTCCcagcccggcccggcccggcccagcccagcccagcccagcccagcccagcccagcccagcccagcccagcccagccccaacTGCTCAGCCGCCACTCAGTCTACATAAGTTTACAACCTCTGATGCAGTGAGATGGCTGGAAGACTTGATAGGAAGAGGAGGGGGCTAAAGGCTGCGATTCCCAGTAAGCCCCCTTTTTCCAGCCCAATTTCTGAACGTCTCCTCTGGGAGCAGCTTCACCATGGTCAAGGCTGTGTTTCCAGGGGCCAAGTGGCCTGAGGCCCAGGGATCACAATGGCACAGGTAAAGAGAGGAGAATGATTAACCCAGACACCAGGGTTAAGAGTGGAGAAAAGGGGCCAAGGCCCTTCCAGTGCTCCCCACTCCCTACAGGGCACCTGGCCTCCCAGACCCCCCTCTGGGCTGTGAGTGGATGCTGAGGCCCCCTCCCCTACTCTGGGACCTGGACACAGCTGACAGGGTTGTGGCTCCAGCTGCAGTGTCTCTGCTCCACTCTGGAGCTACTGCCCTAGAGTCCTGAGGTGCCAGAGCCACAGGGTGGAGCTCTGGGAAGGGGAGGtcccagccaggcccagcctggCCAGCAGCtgtttctcctccccacccccaggcaggCGGGAGCTGATGGGCTGCGGCTGCTGGAGCTGGAAGCCCACCCCAGTGATACCCAGGGGACCTAACCCTGCCCTCTCTCAAAGGAAGGGAAAACAGCAAGTCACCTACGAgggagcgggggagggggggTGCTGGGGAAGAAAGATAGGCCCAGCTGGAAGGCAGGTGTGAGAGATGCCCAGCGCTGGGGATCCCAAGGGAAGACAACAGCTGAACAACTTGAGGGGGCAGATTGGCAGTGAGTAACCTTAATTCTAGAGCTGACTACAGCTGTGGGAACAACCCTCATCCCCACCAGGGGGATTACAATAGTCAGGAAAGGGGTGGGGCCCCGAAAGGCAATCCAGCCCTCAGCCCCACCCAGACCCTGGTGGAAGCTTACCTCACCCCATCCTACCAAAGAAAAGGCGGacactgggtgggggtggggggatttcAGTGTTCTTGGCTGGGGTGTGTAACTGGCAAGACAAAGGGACTCTCCATTCACAGTGAGGATGGGACACAGGGGAACTTCCCAACTCAGATTTGGGATTGGGACTATAGTGAAAGAGCGCAACGGGGACACCAGCCCACAAAGTGAGGTGCCACAGCAAGCGGGAAGAAGCAAGGATGGTGGGAGACCTAGGTTACAGGGCAGTCCCCTCACCACCAAGAATTGTGAGCAGAAGAGAAATCTGAAGCTACGGAAACAGGAAGTCTCAAGGCTTGCGCAGGAAGAGGGGGTGAGGAGGTGGGGGCCGTTGCCAGGGCTTCTGTGTACCAAACACAGGAATGGAGGCAGGGTGGGGGGACCAGGTGGGAACAGCCACTCAACAcgggtggggaggggaagctcTGAGCACAGGGGCAGAGTGGGATCCTCACAGCAGTTCTCAGGTACAGCCAGGTGCAAGGAATTCCTCCAGGAGGCAGCTATGGAGGGTAGAGAGAGCATTTGGAGGAGATGGGAAATGACCAGTTTGTGGGTAGAGGTGCAGACTCAAGGAAGCAGTAGTTCAGGAGAAGAAATGCCCTGGGAAGGGAATGTGCCTTCTGAGCTGGAGAGTCCATACCTGAAAATCCTGCAGGGAGAAGGGATGGAATGAGGAAAGGTTTAGACGCCAATCCCCAGGGGGCGTAagcagggactggggagaggcaggcaggaTTGCAGTTGGACAAAGACTATCTGTTGGTTCTGGAATGGTAGAGACCAGCTGGCCCCGCCCTACCTTGGCCTCCTCTGCAGTTTTAGGTCTGCCctgtggaggaggaaggagaaattgGGAGGGGGGTTGGAGATGGGGAGCTGTCCCCGTCTGGGACTCTTGAATCAAAGAGAACTGGCGGAGCCCGTCCAAGCCACAGGCCTCCTACACCTGGTCTCCACACTccatccccactcccacctctcttCTTTCTGCCCCACAGATATCAAGTGCTCCCAGAACCTCCCCAGCACTGCCTCCAGGAAGCTCCAGGAGGCCTGAGGAGCGGCAGTCCACTTCCGGTCCTGCAGGTCCAGCCCCCACAACCGTCGCCCCCAACCCCCACCGCCACACCCTGGGCCGTTACTATGGATGAGTCACCCACCGCCCGCCCGCTGCAGGGGTGACGCAGTGGTCTGGGcagcccgcccgcccgccctccGCCACCACCGGCTTTCCCAGCAGCAAGGCGCACGGGGGAGTGGGCAGCGAGGCTCGGACAGGGATAGGAGACCCTGGAAAGCAGCCATCCCCCCCCCATCACCCTCACACAGACAGTGCACACCCGGGCGCAGTCAGGGCTGCAGCTCCCAGATGCCCGAGGTCGGGAGACTCTCCTGGAGACGACTGGAGCTTCACAGAAGGCGAGGATACCGTGGGACCCACGCACGCACCCCTTAGCCCCAGCCTGTGACCCCGAGTCCCCAGAACAGCGAGTGTGCAGATGGAGGAACAGAAAGGGTAGCCCCGGGACGCAGAGGGCAGGCAGTGCCCACACGCGCTCTGGAACCAGGAAGTGAAGGGTCGCGCGGGAAGCCCGGGAGCGCAGGGCTGGACCAGCGCCGGCGCCAGGACCCTGTGCGCACCGTCACTCCGGGCCAGCGCCCAGTGTCCGACGCCCTCCTTTCCTCGATCCTACGAGGACTGTGCGCTGGAGTCGGAGGGTGGGGCTCGGTCCCAGAGTCCCTGCTCCAGACGGACGCCCCGTCTATGCGCCGACAAACCTCGCCTGACCTCATTGCCCAACAATGCCCGGTCAGGGCTTGGGGACAGGACCTGACAGCACGGGGCGGAGCAGAGCAGTCATCGGACCCTTGCCTGGTGCCAGCCCTTAATCCTTAAACTCGCTGGGCAAATCCCAAACGCTGGCTTCTTGCTTCCTACAAACCATGCACATCCCCCACCCTCACAttcacccacccccacccccatcccccttGGTCCCTCGGTGTTGCTCACCGTTCAAGCTGGCTGGACAGCTGCGCACTCAAGGCAGGGGCTGCAGCGGCTACTGGTGCGCCCCCGCCCAGCCCAGGGTTTTCAGGAGGGTCCCGCCTTAGACGGGGCGGACCAGAGGCGGGGCAAGGGCCCATAGGGTTTAAAGGCGCCGCATTGCAGAAGGCGAGAGGAGTACTTAAGAGAGGGGCAGGCAGTGGGCGAGAACGAGGTTTAAAGGATCTGGGGAATGTGGGCCTTCAAAGGCAGCTGCAGTGTTCTCCACTCATGAGAACCCACGAGCCCATAGATTTGTGCCCCAATAGGAAACTTTCTGCCTATAAGGTTAACTCTACTGTGCACATGTTTATGTGGGAAGAAGGCTGGCAAGGTAAAGAGAGGTACAGAAAGACACCCCCCTCCCCAACTGACTAGGGTGTGACAGGACTCGGGCTTGCAGGCTGGGACAGCACCCTCAGGTGGTGTTGCTCGTCGCTCACTTCAAGCCCGGGCAGGAACTAACAATTAGGTCACTCCTTGCCCGCATGGAAGAGGTGTGCTTAGTGCTGGGACCCAGGGTTCACACCTGATTTCTCTTCCCCTCTCATCTCCTCCTCTAAGACCATCTTGTCTTAAATCTTGGAAGGATCAGAAGGGAGGCCTTGGTGGAAGAAACTGGCAGTGGTTCTGGTTCTAAGAATGAAGGGCAGCATAGTTTAGGGGTCAAAGGAGTGCCTCCCACCCTTGCAAGCAGAGTCCCTCTAGTGTGAAATCCCCAATTACATCTATCAGTGGAGTTCTTCTCATACAGTAGTCCCCTGTTGGGCCTGATATTCAAGGACATTGATGACCAGTCTCCTCATCTTTTTCCATTCTGTCTGTCCCCTCCCCAAGTCCAACCCAGCCCTGTATTCTGGTCCCATGAGTGTCAAATATTTTCACTATCTTGTGCCTTTACAAAGGCTATTCCTCTGCCTGGCAGGTTTTCCCTTCCTTTACTGGCTTTTCACCTGCTTTACCCCTTGCCTACTGACGTTTGGGCAAATCATTAAAGCACACAATGCTTCAATTCACTAGCCTACACAGCAGAGCTGACAGTACTACCTAACTCATAAAGCTGTAGAGAATGAACTTAATACAAGATGTAAAGATCTTAGAGCAGTGCCTTGCACACAGCAAATGCTATTATCGCTATGAGTATTACTACCTTCTGTGAGGATCCTAACGATCCCCCATAAGAAGCATTTGTCCCAGTACACGTTGTAAGCATTCACTGAATGTTGACTTGAACTGAATTCCTTCCTTTGTGCTACCATAATAACCAACACATAACTTTATCACAGAACTTATCACATTATACTGTAACTATTTCTTTACTTGTCTGCCTCACTGACTAGAAAGAACTCCCCAAGGACAAAGGCATGTATGTCTTAGTGAACTTAGTATTTTCTCAGCATCTAGTTCAATGGCTGGTCTTTAGTAGCTGACctcagtaagcactcaataaatgctctttgaatgaatgttgaatgtaCCCTACTCATTAAGATTCACTTCCTCTTTAAGGGTCCAGGGATTTTCCCACCTTTCTCTCAGATTCAAAACCAGATAACACATAGAAACATTTTTCAGACTTTGTTTTATTCACCTGTAGAAAATTTCACCCACACtacaaacaccacacacacacacacacacacacacacacacacacacacacacacacacacacacacacacacacacacacacacacacacacacacacacacacacacacacacacacacacacacacacacacacacacacacacacacacccccaaaggGGAAGATCTAAGATCCCTGTTCCAATCCCCAAACTCACCTAGGGGTCAGCACATACATCCCATACCAAGCTTACCCAAGCCCACTATCAGGGTCTATGCCTGGGCACCCAGGGGCAGGGACAGTGCCCTAGGGTGGAGCTAAGGTCTTGTTGGGGGTTTCCTTTGCAGGTCCATATGCCTTTGCCAAGCCTCACATTAGGGGTGTTCACAGCAGAGTGGCCTGTTCAGGGTGGGGGACTGGCTGTCGATAGGCTGGAAGCCGGGCCCTAGTGGCATCTCGACGGCGGCGGAAGGCTAGGAATTCCTCCCGAAGGGCAGCACAGCGGGCCTCAGGGCCAGGAGCATAGGCAGTGTTCAGGAGACAGCTCTCCTCTGGAGTCTTTACACCTGCAAGAGGAGGGCAGGACAATGAGAGAAGAAGCCTGAAGTTTCACTGGGTGAAGGGCTCAAACATGACGCTCTCAGGGGCCTTCCAGTGCAGATGAGCCAAAGGAGCAAGACACAATCTAGGGCAGAGAAGCCTGGGGCGTAGGGCCTGACTGGAAATACACGGGTCCtaaggtggtggtggcagtggggatgTGGGACACCAGCCAGGAGTGCCTGACTTTTGAAGGTTTCACACACCTAGCTCTGGCTCAGTTTCAGGTCGGAGCCGGGAGCTGGCCAACCCCAGGTGCAAAGTCTCGAGCAATTCCATGTCCCCAGGGAACTCTGAGTCCCATTCATAGTTCTCATCCACAGATGTGTTCCTCCTGTTAAAAGGGACAGATGTTTGGTGTGGGTGGAGGAACAGATGGTGTCCAGAAAAGTCTGAACCCAGGGTCCCCAAACTCAAGTTGGGCCATGGGTTACCCTTGAAAATCTCTAGACCTCAGCAAAAGcttctaaaaggagaaaaaaacctcCTGATTCTAGAGTGGCAGTACAGCAGAGAAGTCACAGGGTAATGGGAGAGAAGTGGGGAGGAGTCTGGAATAGGGCAGGAACAAGGCCAGGGCAGGGATGGGCAGGGACTGCCCTCACCTCTTGCTGACTGTCACCACATGCTCCCTTCGGGGCCACCTCTCAGGGCCACTGGCCCAGCTGCTGGTGTCCCCTAGAGGGGGGCTGAGGTAGCTGCCTCCTGCAGAGGGGGCTGTGGAGGGGGGCCGAAGGAAAGAAGCGCTGCCCCGCCCGCTGCTCTGGCTTGTGAGGCTGCCCCGAGGAGCAGCAGGGAAAAGACCAGGCAGCGGCCGCTCCCTCAGTGTCCAGTCAGCCAGGGCTGTGTAAGGGGCCTCTGGGGCGGCCCCCGCCCCTACCACAGCCCCAGGAAGTGCTGCCCTGGGAGGCACAGGGGGAGAGTCTGGGGGGCAAAGGAAAGATGAGGTGGGGCAGGGCCGGGTATCCATGTAATCTGGGGATAGAACAGGGCCAGACTCCTCAAGAGGGGGCCAGTCCCCATCCACATTCATCTCCCTGAAGAAGGGCAAGCTCAGGTACTGGAGCAGGGGACCAGGACCTGGCAGGGGACTGGgctgggctggtggagggggcCCCACAGGGCTAATGTCTGCAATGCAGAGAGGCTGGGGAGCCCcactggggctgctgctgctacAGTCAAAGGATCGAGCCAGACGCCGGGCTGAGGTCCGAGGTTCTGCCCGCTCTGGGCCTGCCCTTTCTTGGGAGACCGCCACAGTGGGTCCCATCACAAAGCGCCCATCTGGGCCCCGGCAAATCGGCTCCAGGGGTAAGGGTCCCCGGCTAGGTGGAGGATCCGAATGGGGGCTGGGGGATCCGGCAGGCTCCCTCCAGAGCAGACTTTGGCGCAGGCTGGGAACTGGGGAACCCTGGAGCTTGAGCTTCGCCACGCTGTCAGGACTGCCCGATCCCGGAGCAGAGCTGGGGAAGGACAGGAGATCAGGGTCTGTGATAGGGAGCCAGTCCCACTCCCAGAAGCCAGCGTCAGGCCTTGAGAGGTTTGCTGCACAGCAGAGCAGAGCTAGGGAGAGCAAGCAAGGGCCAACATGGTGGAGTGGGTGGAGATTGGCACAGGCATCACCGGCCAGGCGTGAAGTTGGGGCCTCTGCACTAGCACTCTTACTTCCCTCCCGACCCTCCCGAAGGTGCAGAAAAGGAAGCAGAGGATACTGGTGTATACAATGAGAAGGCAGAAGGAAGCGATGAAGATGGAGGGACTTACTGCGGAGCTGACTTCCTGGGCGGAGAGAAGATGAGAGGGGGATCTGTATAGGCACGAGGACAGGAGATAACACAAAAAACAATCCCTCCAGGGCCCAAGGTGCAGCCCCCCCTTACCCAACAGTAGGCACCCAACCCCCCATTCGGATGGGAAAAGAGTAAATAAGACGGATGCTGTCCTGTGGGAATGCACCTGGACCACACAGGAGGGAGGGGTTTTCACCCAGGTAGGCGGGGCTTGTGGTGGGGCGGGGCTTGTGGTGAGGCGGGGCCCGTGGTGGGTTGGGCCTCCCGTGGCCCAGGCCGGAAGTGCTCTGACCCAGAGGGAGGCTGCAAAGGAGCCTACCTTGGCGGAGGCGTTTGCGCCGGCGGCGCGCAGCCCTGCGCCGGTTCATGAGGCAGGCTGCCAGGATGCTCACGAGCACGGCCACGCCCAGGAAGCAGACCCCGCCCACCACGCCGGCCAGCACCGGCTGGGGCAGGAGGCCAGGCAGCTGTGTGCGCGACGGGTAGACCTCCAGGCCTGGGCAGGGGGCCGGAGGGAGGGTCAGTGAGCTCACAGCTCCCGCAGTCCCCGGGGCTCTCCCCTGTCCCCGGGTTCTTACCGGAAGTGGACACGTTGGCCGTGTTGCTGGGATCGCTGACATAGCTCCCGGCAAAGGCCACCAGGCGGAATTCGTAGAGAACATCCTGGGGGTTGGGGATAGGGTACCAGGAAGGGGGTCAGGGCCCAGCACCGCCCACCCCAGCTCCATATGGAAAGACTTTGCAGAGGAGAGGTAAGGGTAAGGTGGGATGAAGCAGGTGAAGATGGTCAAACCAGGACGAGAAGATGGGGTTTGAGGGATGGAGCAGAGCACTGGGGAGGCACTGGACGGACCTCCCTGTACCGCCTCGCACATACCTTGATGAGGCCTGGCACCAGCAGCTGCATTTCCGTGCCTGCCACAGCCTGGTCCAGCACCTCCCAGCCCTGAGAATCTTGCCGGCCTTCCAGGACATAGCCATCCAGTCTCTTAGGGATCAGTTCTGGGGGATCCCAATGCAGGAGTACCCCCCGAGATGTCCTCACTGCCACCAGACCtcggggaggggacaggggaggcaGCATCTCTGTCGGGGGAAGCCTGGGGGCAGCTGGCGTGGTAGGAAGCGCTGAATGGGATAAACAGGCAAGTCAGAGATAGGATTCCCAGCGTCTCCCATCCTGCCCTCCCCTGGCCTTCTGCAGCCCCCAGTGCCCAACCATTCTCCCAGAGCCCTAAAGACAGGCTCAAATCATCTTCCACACACCCCTGTGGACCCCAAGCTGCCCAGCACGTCTGCATCCTCCCACCCAAGTCCTCCCATATCCAACTTTCCCTACCAGCCCTTCCACATTCTTGTCTCTGCTGTTCTGGGGCAAGAGGTCTCACCTTCAGGGGCAGACAAAACGATCTCACTGAACGGCCCACTCCCCAGCCTGTTCTGAGCTAGGACGCTGAACTGGTACTGAGTGTGGGGCTGCAGCCCTGGTACTAGGAGGTGAGCAGCCCCCACCGGCACTGCCAGAGACACCCAGTCATGATGGGCTCGGTCAGGACGCTTGGCCCTGGAAAACATGGGGAGATAGGGGGCACCTCATGAACTAGGAAGGCCAGGAAGGTTTGGGGTCCAGAAAgctgcccacccacccaccacccacccccacttAACTATCCAAGGTCTCAGGAGCTGGGCCCTAAACTCCTAAGAGTCTCTGGAAATAGGGCAGCAGAACTAGGACACGGCTAGGGATAGAGTGCTGGGAGAAAGGACAGAGGGCCAGATAGGCTAGGGTGGTCAGGAGACGAGAGGAGGTGAGGCTGGCACAGGAATGGCAGGGGCATGTCACTCACAATGGGGtataccagacactgaatctctGCAGATAGCCACCATCAAAGCCAGGCTCCCAGGAGACATTGGCACCCTTAGGCAAAGGCACCACAGACACATTGGTGACAACGTGGGGGCTGGTGCCTGAGTAGGGAGGAATACAGGGACGGATGATGGTCAGCACCCTGAGGGGGATGAAGAGCGAAGGAGCACCCCAGGGCCTCTGACCTCCACCCATTGTCCCAGGGGTCCCACACCCAGAATCCCCCATCTGGGCCTCCAAAAATGATTCCCTTGTCTCCTGTCCCACATGGTTTCCCCCAGCGCCTCACTGTTCTCCAGCCACTAACCCAGCACGTAGACATTCGTGGAGGTGGCCACTCGGGCTACGGCATTGCTGGCACTGCACTCCCAACGGCCATGGGCCTCCTTGGTCAATGGTCGTAGGATGAGGCTGCTGTTGCTGTCCACCTGGGCCTGGCCCTGCAGCCCCCGGCCCACCTACAGAACCACTGGTCAGCCCTGAGGACACACGCAGCCACCCCTCACCAAGGGCGCCACTCATCTCTCTGGGCAGCTCCAGTTTCCTCCCCTCTTTGCTTCTGAcagccctctcctccccacaTCCTCCTTCCCACAAAATGGCCAGCGGCACAGAGCAGCAGGAGTATAGTGGACATGGATTCAGGCAGAGCGGGGCCAGGACCTTACCTTGGCCCAAGAGACAATAGGAGGAGGGTCTCCTCGGGCAGAGCAGGGGATGAGTAGCTCCCGTCCTACTTCCTGGAAATATTCTTCCTTGGGTCGTTCTGTAAAAGCTGGGGGAGCCTGCAGGCCAGATCTGGCATTGGGAGGGGCCTCTCTCACAGCCTCTGTGACACACTGTCTAAGGTTGGTCACTCCCCCTCTCCGGGCTCCCTATGTCTATGTCTCGATCTCATTCTTACTCCCTTTCTCAGTTTCTCTCTAGCTCTATGTCTGTGTTTCCCAGCGGGCAGGGCTGGAAGGAAATGGTTGGCTAGATAAGGACTAGTGGGCTGGGGCAGGACTCTCTGGAGATCTACAAACCTGTACAGAacaccctttctccctccccagaGCTCCAGAGAGGTGAGCAGCATGGCCAAGGTTAGTGAGAATTGGGGTGGACAGGATATCTTActttgtggatgtgtgtgtgacATCTGTCCCACCTCCCCAGCACCATCTCTGCAAAAACTTCTGGGATGGCATaggactgctgctgctgtgtCCACCATGGGAAACACAGACTTGGCAGCCCCTCCCTACATGGACACCTTAGCATGCATCTTCAGCTCCTGGCCCACCCTGGGCCTCACCTTGAGCAGCACGCGAGTCACGGGGGAGGGCCCGGCAGTACCAAGACTGTTGTAGGGGGTGCAGGAATATTCTCCCAGGGCATCCTCGTTCCCCAGGGCAATGATAAGTGAGCCTTCTGTGCCCTGGGACCAGCCAGGAAActggtgggaagaggagatgacAACTAGGGAAAGAAACTCAGCCAAGGCAAGATTGGCATAGAGAGAGGTGGTACAAGAGAGGGAGGCTGTATGAGAAACTCAAATCTATGCAGAGGACTGTGACTCTGTGTCCAGGCCTGACCTCTCTCTGAATTCCAGCCCTTTCTTTCCTACCGAGGGACCACTACCAGTGGAGTAAGGCAGTgactgcacaactccagggggtgCCACTCACAGAATGCCGTGGGGGGACTCCCTGCCTGCTGGGACCTAAATTCAATAATTAAATTCAGCATTTTCCACCCCAAAGCAGCTCCTATTTATACATTAAAGGCCCCACTGTCCTCACTAAAGTTTGATCCCTCatcctc
The sequence above is drawn from the Cynocephalus volans isolate mCynVol1 chromosome 8, mCynVol1.pri, whole genome shotgun sequence genome and encodes:
- the IGSF9 gene encoding protein turtle homolog A isoform X1, whose protein sequence is MVWCFSLAILSLIISQGADGRGKPEASVVGRAGETAVLGCDLLPPPGRPPLHVIEWLRFGFLLPIFIQFGLYSPRIDPDYVGRVRLQKGASLQIERLRVEDQGWYECRVLFLDQHNPEDDFANGSWVHLTVNSPPQFQETPPPVLEVQELEPVTLRCVAHGSPQPHVTWRLRGQDLGQAQSQGQLQNGTLWIRRVERGSSGVYTCQASSTEGSTTHATQLLVLGPPVIVVPPKNSTVNASQDVSLACRAEAYPANLTYSWFQDSINVFHISRLQSRVRVLVDGSLRLQAAQPDDAGRYTCVPSNGLLHPPSASAYLTVLYPAQVTVMPPETPLPVGMRGVIRCPVRANPPLLFVSWTKDGKALQLNKFPGWSQGTEGSLIIALGNEDALGEYSCTPYNSLGTAGPSPVTRVLLKAPPAFTERPKEEYFQEVGRELLIPCSARGDPPPIVSWAKVGRGLQGQAQVDSNSSLILRPLTKEAHGRWECSASNAVARVATSTNVYVLGTSPHVVTNVSVVPLPKGANVSWEPGFDGGYLQRFSVWYTPLAKRPDRAHHDWVSLAVPVGAAHLLVPGLQPHTQYQFSVLAQNRLGSGPFSEIVLSAPEALPTTPAAPRLPPTEMLPPLSPPRGLVAVRTSRGVLLHWDPPELIPKRLDGYVLEGRQDSQGWEVLDQAVAGTEMQLLVPGLIKDVLYEFRLVAFAGSYVSDPSNTANVSTSGLEVYPSRTQLPGLLPQPVLAGVVGGVCFLGVAVLVSILAACLMNRRRAARRRRKRLRQDPPLIFSPPRKSAPHSAPGSGSPDSVAKLKLQGSPVPSLRQSLLWREPAGSPSPHSDPPPSRGPLPLEPICRGPDGRFVMGPTVAVSQERAGPERAEPRTSARRLARSFDCSSSSPSGAPQPLCIADISPVGPPPPAQPSPLPGPGPLLQYLSLPFFREMNVDGDWPPLEESGPVLSPDYMDTRPCPTSSFLCPPDSPPVPPRAALPGAVVGAGAAPEAPYTALADWTLRERPLPGLFPAAPRGSLTSQSSGRGSASFLRPPSTAPSAGGSYLSPPLGDTSSWASGPERWPRREHVVTVSKRRNTSVDENYEWDSEFPGDMELLETLHLGLASSRLRPETEPELGVKTPEESCLLNTAYAPGPEARCAALREEFLAFRRRRDATRARLPAYRQPVPHPEQATLL